One window from the genome of Pseudonocardia hierapolitana encodes:
- a CDS encoding FAD-dependent monooxygenase yields the protein MTRTVLISGASIAGPALAFWLHRHGFRPVVVERAPAIRAGGYPIDVRAGAVEVVQRMGLLPAVREAHVDTQRGRFVDARGRVIARITPDEFTGSPEGRDVELPRGDLARLLHQRTRDDVEYLFDDTITGLDQRENGVHVTFGKASPRTVDLVIGADGLHSTVRALAFGPESDYRHDLGFAFAGFSLDPAAVAGRKLEQEFVAHNTPGRMAAVYAVRGQQRLTGMLAFSTPPGFAVDPRDLAGQRDVVAAAFRAGGWEVPGLVAAMRTAEDFFFDTVSQIRMPRWSTGRVALVGDAAHAPALLSGQGTSLALIGAYVLAGELAAAEGDPAAAFAAYERALRPFVERNQQLATSGGATLIPRTRTALWLRNRVLAVLPHLGPAKRLFTGRVDEAARSFPLPDYPSPVADVA from the coding sequence ATGACCCGCACAGTCCTGATCTCCGGCGCGAGCATCGCCGGGCCGGCGCTCGCGTTCTGGCTGCACCGCCACGGCTTCCGGCCCGTCGTCGTCGAACGCGCCCCGGCCATCCGGGCAGGCGGCTACCCGATCGACGTCCGCGCGGGCGCGGTCGAGGTCGTCCAACGCATGGGTCTGCTGCCCGCCGTCCGGGAGGCACACGTCGACACCCAGCGGGGGAGGTTCGTCGACGCCCGCGGGCGGGTGATCGCCCGCATCACGCCGGACGAGTTCACGGGAAGCCCGGAGGGCCGCGACGTCGAGCTCCCCCGCGGCGACCTCGCGCGCCTGCTCCACCAGCGGACCCGCGACGACGTCGAGTACCTGTTCGACGACACGATCACCGGGCTCGACCAGCGCGAGAACGGCGTGCACGTGACGTTCGGGAAGGCGTCGCCACGCACGGTCGACCTCGTGATCGGGGCCGACGGGCTCCACTCGACGGTCCGCGCGCTCGCATTCGGGCCGGAGAGCGACTACCGGCACGACCTCGGATTCGCCTTCGCCGGGTTCTCCCTCGACCCCGCCGCGGTCGCCGGCCGGAAGCTGGAGCAGGAGTTCGTCGCGCACAACACGCCGGGACGGATGGCCGCCGTCTACGCCGTGCGCGGGCAGCAGCGGCTCACCGGGATGCTCGCCTTCTCCACGCCGCCCGGGTTCGCGGTCGATCCCCGTGACCTCGCTGGCCAGCGCGACGTCGTGGCCGCGGCGTTCCGCGCAGGCGGGTGGGAGGTGCCCGGGCTGGTCGCCGCCATGCGGACCGCGGAGGACTTCTTCTTCGACACCGTGAGCCAGATCCGGATGCCGCGCTGGAGCACCGGACGGGTCGCGCTGGTCGGCGATGCGGCCCACGCCCCGGCGCTGCTGTCCGGCCAGGGCACCAGCCTCGCCCTGATCGGGGCCTACGTGCTCGCGGGCGAGCTCGCCGCGGCGGAGGGTGACCCCGCGGCCGCGTTCGCCGCCTACGAGCGGGCCCTGCGCCCGTTCGTCGAACGCAACCAGCAGCTCGCGACGTCCGGCGGCGCCACCTTGATCCCCCGGACCCGCACGGCCCTCTGGCTGCGCAACCGCGTGCTCGCCGTGCTCCCCCACCTCGGCCCGGCGAAGCGGCTGTTCACGGGCCGCGTCGACGAAGCGGCGCGCTCCTTCCCCCTCCCCGACTACCCGAGCCCGGTCGCCGACGTCGCGTGA
- a CDS encoding patatin-like phospholipase family protein gives MPDTIMPRSRSRRRHAPRIGLVLGAGGLLGSAWTAGVLTLLAERLGRPPGELDLVLGTSAGAVLGAALRCGMDVPELLAHQRGADPAAVPDRRPDELPELRTIERESGDGRPPVPLPRPGSPRLLAVAAVSPCRMNPVVAASGLLPLGRRRMTSLVRMVDALQARGGAQADGWVPGNPLWVVAVDYDSGRRVVFGRAGAPAASVADAVLASCAIPGWFAPQVIAGRRYVDGGVASATSLALLARPGAPVLDEVYVLAPMASYDYDRPADPVAVVERRVRRLLTRWLDAEVRAVRELGTRVTVLTPGPADLQAMGGNLMNPRRRLQVLDTALSTSARALDAAVVAGRSTAA, from the coding sequence GTGCCGGACACGATCATGCCTCGCTCCCGCTCCCGCCGGCGCCACGCACCCCGGATCGGGCTCGTGCTCGGCGCAGGTGGCCTGCTCGGATCGGCCTGGACGGCGGGTGTGCTCACCCTCCTCGCCGAGCGCCTCGGCCGGCCGCCGGGCGAGCTCGATCTCGTGCTCGGTACCAGCGCGGGCGCGGTTCTCGGGGCGGCGTTGCGGTGCGGCATGGACGTACCGGAGCTGCTCGCCCACCAGCGCGGTGCCGATCCGGCCGCCGTTCCCGACCGCAGGCCCGACGAGCTGCCCGAGCTGCGCACGATCGAACGTGAGTCCGGCGACGGCAGGCCTCCGGTGCCGCTGCCGCGGCCCGGGTCGCCCCGGCTGCTCGCCGTGGCCGCCGTCTCGCCGTGCCGGATGAACCCCGTGGTGGCCGCGTCCGGCCTGCTGCCGCTGGGGCGGCGGCGGATGACCTCGCTCGTGCGGATGGTCGACGCACTCCAGGCGCGCGGCGGGGCGCAGGCGGACGGCTGGGTGCCCGGCAACCCGCTGTGGGTGGTGGCCGTCGACTACGACTCGGGGCGCCGGGTGGTGTTCGGGCGTGCGGGCGCTCCGGCCGCGTCCGTGGCCGACGCCGTGCTCGCCTCGTGCGCGATTCCGGGCTGGTTCGCGCCGCAGGTGATCGCGGGACGCCGCTACGTCGACGGCGGCGTCGCCTCGGCCACGTCGCTCGCGCTGCTCGCGCGGCCGGGCGCGCCGGTGCTGGACGAGGTGTACGTCCTCGCGCCGATGGCGAGCTACGACTACGACCGCCCGGCCGACCCGGTCGCGGTGGTCGAGCGGCGGGTGCGCCGGCTGCTCACCCGCTGGCTCGACGCGGAGGTGCGGGCCGTTCGTGAGCTGGGCACGCGCGTCACCGTGCTGACCCCGGGGCCTGCGGACCTGCAGGCGATGGGCGGCAACCTGATGAACCCGCGCCGCCGCCTCCAGGTGCTGGACACGGCCCTCTCGACGTCGGCCCGGGCGCTGGACGCCGCGGTGGTGGCGGGCCGCAGCACGGCCGCCTGA
- a CDS encoding cobyrinate a,c-diamide synthase, with amino-acid sequence MSARAVVVAAPASGSGKTTVATGLMAALRRRGTAVAPFKVGPDYIDPGYHTLAAGRPGRNLDPVLVGADRIAPLARHGGAGAEIAVVEGVMGLFDGRIPDGAGSTAEVAGLLGAPVLLVVDCRGQARSLAALLHGFRSFDPAPRSVGGAGIDRARIAGVVLNRVGSARHEEVLRAAADEAGLPVLGALPRRDALEVPSRHLGLVTAAEHGGAATAAVDAMAELVAAHVDLDAVLGLAAPLPAGPAWSPADAVHERGTRGVETSDSPPGSGGVVAVLGGPAFTFGYAEHVELLAAAGAEPVTVDPLRDTALPPGTGGLVLPGGFPEEHVAGLAANAPLLAAVRELAASGAPVHAECGGLLYLCGTLDGTRMCGVLPAEATRAERLTLGYRDAVALTDSALHPAGARVTGHEFHHWSVTPRAGAAAAWGWRGAGPEGFVTGGVHASFLHTHPAGDAAAVTRFVRRITG; translated from the coding sequence GTGAGTGCGCGGGCGGTCGTCGTCGCCGCTCCTGCCTCCGGGAGCGGGAAGACCACGGTCGCCACGGGTCTGATGGCCGCGCTGCGGCGGCGGGGGACGGCCGTGGCGCCGTTCAAGGTGGGGCCGGACTACATCGACCCCGGCTACCACACGCTGGCCGCGGGTCGGCCCGGTCGCAACCTCGACCCGGTGCTCGTCGGCGCCGACCGGATCGCCCCGCTGGCCCGGCACGGGGGGGCGGGTGCCGAGATCGCCGTGGTCGAGGGCGTGATGGGCCTGTTCGACGGGCGCATTCCGGACGGCGCCGGGTCCACCGCCGAGGTCGCAGGGCTCCTGGGGGCACCGGTGCTGCTGGTCGTCGACTGCCGCGGCCAGGCGCGCAGCCTGGCCGCGCTGCTGCACGGCTTCCGCTCCTTCGACCCCGCCCCGCGGAGCGTGGGCGGAGCGGGCATCGACAGGGCGCGGATCGCAGGCGTCGTGCTCAACCGCGTGGGCAGCGCACGGCACGAGGAGGTGCTGCGCGCCGCGGCGGACGAGGCCGGGCTGCCGGTGCTCGGCGCCCTGCCGCGCCGCGACGCCCTCGAGGTCCCGTCGCGGCACCTCGGGCTCGTCACCGCCGCCGAGCACGGGGGCGCGGCCACCGCGGCCGTCGACGCGATGGCGGAGCTGGTGGCGGCACACGTCGACCTGGACGCGGTGCTCGGGCTGGCCGCTCCGCTGCCGGCCGGTCCGGCGTGGTCACCTGCCGACGCCGTGCACGAACGCGGCACTCGCGGTGTCGAGACGTCGGACTCGCCGCCCGGGTCGGGTGGCGTGGTGGCGGTGCTGGGTGGGCCGGCGTTCACGTTCGGCTACGCCGAGCACGTCGAGCTGCTCGCCGCCGCGGGGGCGGAGCCGGTCACGGTCGACCCGCTGCGCGACACCGCCCTTCCTCCGGGCACCGGTGGGCTCGTGCTGCCGGGCGGCTTCCCGGAGGAGCACGTCGCCGGGCTCGCGGCCAACGCGCCGCTGCTCGCCGCGGTGCGGGAGCTGGCGGCCTCCGGGGCGCCGGTGCACGCCGAGTGCGGCGGGCTGCTGTACCTGTGCGGGACGCTCGACGGCACGCGGATGTGCGGCGTGCTCCCGGCCGAGGCGACCCGCGCCGAGCGGCTCACCCTGGGCTACCGGGACGCCGTCGCGCTCACCGACTCGGCGCTGCACCCGGCGGGTGCGCGGGTGACCGGACACGAGTTCCACCACTGGTCGGTCACCCCGCGTGCCGGCGCCGCCGCGGCGTGGGGCTGGCGCGGGGCCGGCCCGGAGGGGTTCGTCACGGGCGGTGTGCACGCATCGTTCCTGCACACGCACCCCGCGGGGGATGCCGCCGCCGTGACGCGCTTCGTGCGGCGTATCACCGGCTGA
- a CDS encoding aldo/keto reductase has translation MEYTRLGSTGLQVSRICLGMMSYGTPSWREWVLDVDASRPLVRSAVEAGITFFDTADGYSLGVGEEVTGTLLREFFARRDDYVLATKVFFPMSDRPNDRGLSRKHIMASIDGSLRRLGTDHVDLYQIHRWDPETPIEETMEALHDVVRAGKARYIGASSMFAWQFAKAQATADLGGWTRFVSMQDHYNLIYREEEREMHPLCLDQGVGVIPWSPLARGRLARLPEERTTTRSGSDPIADNMYTESDDAVVRAVAEVAKGRDLPLAQVALAWMLHKEAITAPIVGATKPGHIEDAVAAVGVELSDDEIAALEAPYVPHPVLGHQ, from the coding sequence ATGGAGTACACGCGACTCGGCTCGACCGGCCTGCAGGTCTCGCGCATCTGCCTGGGGATGATGAGCTACGGCACGCCGTCCTGGCGGGAGTGGGTGCTGGACGTCGACGCCTCGCGGCCGCTCGTGCGCAGCGCCGTGGAGGCGGGGATCACGTTCTTCGACACCGCCGACGGTTATTCGCTCGGGGTGGGTGAGGAGGTCACGGGCACGCTCCTGCGGGAGTTCTTCGCGCGCCGCGACGACTACGTGCTCGCCACCAAGGTGTTCTTCCCGATGAGCGACCGGCCGAACGACCGCGGGCTGTCGCGCAAGCACATCATGGCGAGCATCGACGGGTCGCTGCGGCGGCTCGGCACCGACCACGTCGACCTCTACCAGATCCACCGGTGGGACCCCGAGACCCCGATCGAGGAGACGATGGAGGCGCTGCACGACGTCGTGCGCGCGGGCAAGGCCCGCTACATCGGCGCCTCCAGCATGTTCGCGTGGCAGTTCGCCAAGGCGCAGGCCACGGCCGACCTGGGCGGCTGGACCCGGTTCGTCTCGATGCAGGACCACTACAACCTGATCTACCGCGAGGAGGAGCGGGAGATGCACCCGCTCTGCCTCGACCAGGGCGTCGGCGTGATCCCGTGGAGCCCGCTCGCCCGCGGGCGGCTCGCCCGCCTCCCCGAGGAGCGCACCACCACCCGCTCCGGCAGCGACCCGATCGCCGACAACATGTACACCGAGTCCGACGACGCCGTCGTGCGCGCGGTCGCCGAGGTCGCCAAGGGCCGTGACCTGCCGCTCGCGCAGGTGGCACTCGCGTGGATGCTGCACAAGGAGGCGATCACCGCGCCGATCGTCGGGGCCACGAAGCCCGGCCACATCGAGGACGCGGTCGCCGCGGTCGGCGTGGAGCTCTCCGACGACGAGATCGCCGCGCTGGAAGCGCCCTACGTCCCGCACCCGGTGCTCGGGCACCAGTGA
- a CDS encoding MarR family winged helix-turn-helix transcriptional regulator gives MPRLVGRAKRIPPPEPLRALQLAPRHLSLLAYLVFDGPLGVKELAARLEVAPATVSLMVADLSRQGVLERREDDADRRRTIVSIAPAHERSVTDWLAAGGRAWQTALEPLTADQRRLFVETLQAYEREVTRQE, from the coding sequence ATGCCGCGCCTGGTGGGCCGGGCGAAGCGGATCCCGCCGCCCGAACCGCTCCGCGCGTTGCAGCTCGCGCCACGGCACCTGTCGCTGCTGGCCTACCTGGTGTTCGACGGCCCGCTGGGGGTCAAGGAGCTCGCGGCGCGGCTGGAGGTCGCGCCCGCCACCGTGAGCCTGATGGTCGCCGACCTCTCCCGGCAGGGAGTCCTCGAACGCCGCGAGGACGACGCCGACCGGCGGCGCACGATCGTCAGCATCGCGCCCGCGCACGAGCGGTCGGTCACCGACTGGCTCGCCGCCGGTGGACGGGCATGGCAGACGGCGCTGGAGCCGCTGACGGCCGATCAACGGCGGCTGTTCGTCGAGACGTTGCAGGCCTACGAGCGCGAGGTCACGCGCCAGGAGTAG
- a CDS encoding GNAT family N-acetyltransferase, producing MDVTDAPERRRYEGRIDGELAGIAEYRASDEVVTFVHTEVMPGFEGKGVGSTLVRAALDDVRAHGKKVRAVCPFVKGYVEKHSDEYGDLVA from the coding sequence ATGGACGTCACGGACGCGCCCGAACGCCGACGCTACGAGGGCCGGATCGACGGCGAGCTCGCCGGCATCGCCGAGTACCGGGCATCCGACGAGGTCGTGACGTTCGTCCACACCGAGGTCATGCCCGGGTTCGAGGGCAAGGGCGTCGGAAGCACGCTGGTGCGCGCGGCCCTGGACGACGTGCGCGCGCACGGGAAGAAGGTGCGCGCGGTGTGCCCGTTCGTGAAGGGGTACGTGGAGAAGCACTCCGACGAGTACGGCGACCTCGTCGCCTGA
- a CDS encoding IS110 family transposase: protein MVVIGIDPHKRTHTAVAVDEVGRKLGQVTVASTPEGWLRLWAWAGGFGPDRRWAVEDGRGVAGRLVRTLIGHGAAVVWVPPKLMAQSRASARTRGKSDPIDALAIARAALREPDLPAAHLDEVAADLRLLTDRREQLVKWRTQTINQLRWHLHDLDPGLDPGAGRLNSARQLDRLTAGLEALPASVRRDLALELVGEIRRLREQIRRLDKQLGELVVPLAPTLLAIVGVNVVTAAKIIGEVAGISRFRSAAAFAMHAGAAPIPVWSSNRPQVRLNRGGNRQLNACLHRIVIAQLSHKPEARAWRERWTQRRPNATGKAALRALKRHLADVVYHALLTDHRRQLPATA, encoded by the coding sequence ATGGTGGTCATTGGGATCGATCCGCACAAGCGGACCCACACCGCGGTCGCCGTCGACGAGGTGGGGCGCAAGCTGGGCCAGGTGACGGTCGCCTCCACCCCGGAGGGGTGGTTGCGGTTGTGGGCGTGGGCGGGCGGGTTTGGGCCGGACCGGCGGTGGGCGGTCGAGGACGGCCGCGGGGTGGCCGGGCGGCTGGTGCGCACCCTGATCGGGCACGGCGCGGCGGTGGTGTGGGTGCCGCCCAAGCTGATGGCCCAGAGCCGGGCCAGCGCGCGCACGCGCGGCAAGTCCGACCCGATCGACGCGCTGGCCATCGCCCGCGCCGCGCTGCGCGAGCCGGACTTGCCGGCCGCGCACCTGGATGAGGTGGCCGCTGATCTGCGGCTGCTGACCGACCGGCGCGAGCAGCTGGTCAAGTGGCGCACCCAGACGATCAACCAGCTGCGCTGGCACCTGCACGACCTGGACCCCGGCCTGGACCCCGGCGCCGGGCGGTTGAACAGTGCCCGTCAGCTGGACCGGCTGACCGCCGGGCTGGAGGCGCTGCCGGCGAGCGTGCGCCGCGACCTGGCGCTGGAGCTGGTCGGCGAGATCCGTCGGCTGCGCGAACAGATCCGCCGGTTGGACAAGCAGCTGGGCGAGCTGGTCGTCCCGCTGGCCCCGACCCTGCTGGCCATCGTCGGGGTCAACGTGGTCACCGCCGCGAAGATCATCGGTGAGGTTGCTGGGATCTCCCGGTTCCGGTCCGCGGCGGCGTTTGCCATGCACGCCGGTGCCGCCCCGATCCCGGTCTGGAGTAGTAACCGGCCCCAGGTGCGGCTCAACCGCGGCGGCAACCGGCAACTCAACGCCTGCCTGCATCGCATCGTCATCGCCCAGCTCAGCCACAAACCCGAGGCGCGGGCCTGGCGCGAACGCTGGACCCAGCGCCGACCCAACGCCACCGGCAAGGCGGCGCTGCGCGCCCTCAAACGCCACCTCGCCGACGTCGTCTACCACGCCCTGCTCACCGACCACCGCCGCCAACTCCCAGCGACCGCTTGA
- the cobO gene encoding cob(I)yrinic acid a,c-diamide adenosyltransferase, translating to MPQGQVVTVPDDGLTTRQRRNRPLVVVHTGEMKGKSTAAFGLALRGWNQGWSIGVFQFVKSAKWKVGEEAAFRALGRVHEQTGEGGPVEWHKMGEGWSWTRKKGSEDDHAAAAAEGWAEIRRRLEAQAHDLYVLDEFTYPIKWGWVDVREVVEVLAARPGRQHVIITGRDAAPELIDAADLVMQTTKVKHPMDAGQKGQRGIEW from the coding sequence ATGCCGCAAGGTCAGGTCGTCACCGTGCCGGACGACGGGCTCACCACCCGCCAGCGCCGCAACCGGCCGCTCGTCGTCGTGCACACGGGGGAGATGAAGGGCAAGTCGACCGCCGCGTTCGGGCTGGCGCTGCGCGGCTGGAACCAGGGCTGGTCGATCGGGGTGTTCCAGTTCGTGAAGTCGGCGAAGTGGAAGGTCGGCGAGGAGGCCGCTTTCCGCGCGCTCGGCCGCGTCCACGAGCAGACCGGCGAGGGCGGGCCCGTCGAGTGGCACAAGATGGGCGAGGGCTGGTCCTGGACGCGCAAGAAGGGCTCCGAGGACGACCACGCCGCGGCGGCGGCCGAGGGCTGGGCGGAGATCCGCCGCCGCCTCGAGGCGCAGGCGCACGACCTGTACGTGCTCGACGAGTTCACCTACCCGATCAAGTGGGGGTGGGTGGACGTGCGCGAGGTCGTCGAGGTGCTCGCCGCGCGGCCGGGCCGCCAGCACGTGATCATCACCGGGCGCGACGCCGCGCCCGAACTGATCGACGCCGCCGACCTCGTGATGCAGACGACCAAGGTCAAGCACCCGATGGACGCGGGCCAGAAGGGGCAGCGCGGGATCGAGTGGTGA
- a CDS encoding putative cobaltochelatase, whose translation MSGPQFPFSAVVGHDDLRLALLLNAVHPGVGGVLVRGEKGTAKSTAVRALAALLPALDVVSGCRFACAPGSPDPACPDGQHPAGVAADVRPARLVELPVGATEDRLVGSLDLERALSEGVRAYQPGLLADAHRGVLYVDEVNLLHDHLVDLLLDAAAMGRAHVERDGVSISHAARFLLVGTMNPEEGELRPQLLDRFGLTVEVRAAREVETRVEVVRRRLAFEADPTGFVAAWQDEERGTARQIAEARERVGAVVLPDAELRRIAAVCAAFDVDGMRADLVIARAAVAHAAWRGAGAVGEEDVRVAARLALPHRRRRDPFDEPGMDEQALDDALREAGEDEPPEGPDDGGPGGGGAPEPGEAPASGDSDADTTPRPAGDGRPQAAPPASAPFRARLLQVPGIGEGAPGRRSRARTETGRVVRASGTAPRRAADLHLPATIAAAAPHQRGRGRTGAGLRLHAADLRSAEREGREGNLVLFAVDASGSMAARQRMAAVTGAVLSLLRDAYQRRDKVGLVAFRAGGAELVLPPTSSVPAAQARLAQLRTGGRTPLADGLLRARAVLRVERLRDPRRRALLVLLTDGRATVAARPGGDPVQDACRAAGLLAADGVATIVVDCESGPVRLGLAARVAAAAGGPALGLAELSADQVAGVVRAARAA comes from the coding sequence GTGAGCGGTCCGCAGTTCCCCTTCTCCGCCGTCGTCGGCCACGACGACCTCCGGCTCGCGCTGCTGCTCAACGCCGTGCACCCCGGCGTCGGCGGGGTGCTCGTGCGCGGGGAGAAGGGCACCGCGAAGTCGACGGCCGTGCGCGCGCTCGCGGCGCTGCTGCCGGCGCTCGACGTGGTGTCCGGTTGCCGGTTCGCGTGCGCGCCGGGCTCGCCCGACCCCGCCTGCCCCGACGGGCAGCACCCGGCGGGCGTCGCAGCAGACGTCCGCCCGGCCCGGCTCGTCGAACTGCCGGTGGGGGCCACCGAGGACCGCCTCGTCGGATCCCTCGACCTGGAGCGAGCGCTCTCCGAGGGCGTGCGCGCCTACCAGCCTGGCCTGCTCGCCGACGCGCACCGCGGCGTGCTGTACGTCGACGAGGTCAACCTGCTGCACGACCACCTGGTGGATCTGCTGCTCGACGCCGCCGCAATGGGCCGCGCCCACGTGGAGCGCGACGGGGTGTCGATCTCGCACGCGGCGCGGTTCCTGCTGGTCGGCACCATGAACCCGGAGGAGGGTGAGCTGCGCCCGCAGCTGCTCGACCGGTTCGGGCTCACCGTCGAGGTCCGGGCGGCGCGCGAGGTCGAGACGCGCGTGGAGGTCGTGCGGCGCAGGCTCGCGTTCGAGGCGGATCCCACCGGTTTCGTCGCCGCCTGGCAGGACGAGGAGCGGGGCACGGCCCGGCAGATCGCCGAGGCGAGGGAGCGGGTCGGCGCCGTCGTGCTCCCCGACGCGGAACTGCGGCGCATCGCGGCCGTCTGCGCGGCCTTCGACGTCGACGGCATGCGCGCCGACCTCGTGATCGCCCGCGCCGCCGTCGCCCACGCGGCTTGGCGCGGAGCGGGCGCGGTCGGCGAGGAGGACGTGCGCGTGGCCGCGCGGCTCGCGCTGCCGCACCGGCGCCGCCGCGACCCGTTCGACGAGCCGGGGATGGACGAACAGGCACTCGACGACGCGCTGCGCGAGGCGGGGGAGGACGAACCCCCGGAGGGTCCGGACGACGGGGGGCCCGGGGGCGGAGGCGCCCCCGAACCCGGCGAGGCCCCGGCCTCCGGCGACTCCGATGCAGACACCACGCCTCGCCCCGCGGGTGACGGCAGGCCCCAGGCCGCACCGCCGGCCTCGGCGCCGTTCCGGGCACGGCTGCTGCAGGTACCGGGGATCGGGGAAGGTGCTCCGGGCCGCCGGTCCCGGGCGCGCACCGAGACCGGCCGGGTGGTCCGCGCGTCCGGGACGGCACCGCGTCGCGCCGCCGACCTGCACCTGCCCGCCACGATCGCCGCGGCCGCCCCGCACCAGCGGGGCCGCGGTCGCACCGGCGCCGGCCTGCGGCTGCACGCGGCCGACCTGCGCAGCGCCGAGCGCGAGGGCCGGGAGGGCAACCTCGTGCTCTTCGCCGTGGACGCGTCCGGATCGATGGCCGCCCGGCAGCGGATGGCCGCGGTGACCGGGGCGGTGCTCTCGCTGCTGCGCGACGCCTACCAGCGCCGGGACAAGGTCGGGCTGGTCGCGTTCCGGGCGGGCGGTGCCGAGCTGGTGCTGCCACCGACGTCGAGCGTGCCCGCCGCCCAGGCCCGGCTCGCGCAGCTGCGCACCGGTGGCCGCACGCCACTGGCCGACGGGCTCTTGCGGGCGCGGGCCGTGCTGCGCGTGGAACGGCTGCGGGACCCGCGGCGGCGTGCGCTGCTCGTGCTGCTCACCGACGGCCGCGCCACCGTGGCGGCCCGCCCGGGCGGCGACCCGGTGCAGGACGCCTGCCGGGCCGCGGGCCTGCTCGCCGCCGACGGGGTGGCGACGATCGTGGTCGACTGCGAGAGCGGCCCCGTCCGGCTCGGCCTCGCCGCCCGGGTGGCGGCCGCGGCCGGTGGGCCGGCACTCGGTCTCGCGGAGCTGTCGGCGGACCAGGTCGCGGGCGTCGTGCGCGCCGCCCGGGCCGCGTAG